One window from the genome of Salvia miltiorrhiza cultivar Shanhuang (shh) chromosome 7, IMPLAD_Smil_shh, whole genome shotgun sequence encodes:
- the LOC130993760 gene encoding uncharacterized protein LOC130993760: protein MDPNIDMKGSSGGGVAGVGLDSDFFIFLALRSAPWGLLAASWWLFRRSESEQERLGDEDTASSCVFVGAQEREPMAVNSIGGRKNLMMVIFKRLMLYSIAVFKMGVVSLTNFMADFAPNEML, encoded by the exons CAGTGGCGGCGGAGTTGCAGGCGTTGGTTTGGACAGCgatttcttcatcttcttggCCTTGAGGTCGGCGCCGTGGGGGCTCTTGGCGGCGTCGTGGTGGCTCTTTCGTCGTTCTGAATCGGAACAAGAGAGATTGGGGGACGAAGACACGGCTAGTAGCTGCGTCTTCGTCGGAGCTCAGGAGAGGGAGCCGATGGCGGTGAACTCCA tTGGTGGCCGCAAGAACTTAATGATGGTGATCTTCAAAAGACTGATGCTTTATTCCATCGCTGTATTCAAGATGGGCGTGGTCTCATTAACCAACTTCATGGCAGATTTTGCCCCAAACGAGATGCTTTGA